DNA from Chelonia mydas isolate rCheMyd1 chromosome 3, rCheMyd1.pri.v2, whole genome shotgun sequence:
gagGCCAGGATTCCCCACTCATAGAATCTGTCCTTTCCCACTCCAGAATAGTATTTAAATTCTTACTAAGTAGGAATAAGTGAGATATACTATTAAAGAAATAACATTATCAGTGTTGTTAGCTTAGGgataattaaatgttttaaaatgaatgtatcaCTTAATCTCAACTCACAGCACAGTATATTTAAAATCCTTATATTTAACATCTTGTGCAACAATTTAATTACATAATTTTagtctgaattatttttattactagcTTGGTATTTTGTTTTCCACCAGTTTGATGTGATTTAAGGATTTAAACATGTCTTGAACAAGGTTTCAGAAGTGTAAGCCACTGAGTGCTAAAATGGTGGATGATTACAATAGCTCAaagaatattaattttaaatttaaaaataacaccTTTAAATTTTGAAGTATTTAGAAGTGAGTGGAGAAAAGTGTGTAAATTTAAACATGTCAAGGCGTCACAGGGCTACAAGTTAAAGGGCCATTCTATGCCCCCCGCCCCATAAAAAAGGAAATGAGTTCCTAGACTTCTGAacacaagaaaacattttgttttgaagtgaTTGCACATTTAGGGAGGTTGGTATTAATGCACTAGCTTCTTACCTGTATAGATCTAAAGTAAAATGAGGTTATCAAAATCAATATAGACTCCTATTTTAGCACAATCTGTTAGAGTTGGTAAGGGCCTGCTCTCTGAAGACTTGGGTAAAATGGGATGGATATTACAAGTCATCATTGAAGAGGTTAACTGGCAGAAATGCATAAGTGTTTGAGCAGTGCCTTCCTGCACTATATTTAACTGTAGCAGGTTTTCTCATCTCAGTTAAAAAGTAGGGCTTTCGATTAATTGacgttaactcatgcgattaactcaaaaaaattaatcgcagttttaattgcacagttaaacaatagaataccagttgaaatttattaaatattttggatgtttttctacattttcatatatattgtattctgtgttgtaactgaaatcaaagtatatattattattattataaatatttgcactgtaaaaatcataaacaaaaaataatatttttaattcacctcgtacaagtactgtagagcagtctctttgtcgtgaaagtgcaacttacaaaggtagattttttttgttacataactgcactcaaaaacaaaacaatgtaaaacttcagagcctacaagtccactcagtcctacttcttgttcagccaatctctaagacaaacaagtttgtttacatttacaggagataatgctgccgtcTTTGTATTTACAATGTCAGCAGAAAGTGagagctggcattgcaagatatttacgttccagatatgctaaatattcgtatgccccttcatgcttcggccaccattgcagaggacatgcttccatgttgatgacacttattacaaaaataatgtattaattaaattggaggagaattgtgtgtcgcctgctctgttttacccgcattgtgccatatatttcatgttatagcagtcttggatgatgacccagcacatgttgacagccctattaaaacGTAGTACAGTTAAGTGTttatgtgtgcatgcacacacactgtgTTTGGGGAAGAATAAAGGTGCCAAATTAGTGGTCTTGCCTTAAATCAATGCTGATTTGCTCAGTTATCGATTATTAACATAGATACAATCTGATTTCTCATGAGAGACAGTTGTAGTCACTATACAATATATTGTATAAAAGGTTATACTAATATCCTGTTGTTTCTTTATTGTAGGTATAATTAACCTTGAAAGTTTGCATCTGCAATCTTACCgtcaaaagaaaaaatgagaaaaactAGCTGGATTAAAAAGAACTGGCTGCTTGTGGCAGGGCTTTCATTTCTGGGTGTTCATCTTGGTACCTATTTTATACAAAGAGCTGCAAAGAACTCTGCTAAATCAGCCTTGGAAATTAAACAAAAGGATCTTGGAGAATGAAGTAATTTTCTGCAATCATCACATATTAACTTATCACTTATAGTTGTataatttgttaaatattaaACTATGAACAGCTACATGGACATAGTTGTCATTCTGTATGCAAGGTTTCTCTTTTATAATGTGCTTGGTTACAAAGAGTAAAAATATACTTCTGTAGATTAAAACATCTATAATTTATGGATTCAAGGAAAATGGAATAAACTTGAAATTTTGTTGGTCAGAATGAAAATCTTGTCTTGAAGATGTCTCGCATTGAAGCTAAAAAGCCTTCATTGTGTACTAATGAACCTCTAACTAAAGAGAGAGttagtttctctctgtctgtgttaaGTGGAATAGTAAAGTCTTGCTATGGCCCTACTGGTAGACTCAAACAGCTCCACAATGGTATGGGAGGCTACGTTCGCACAACTTCACAATCTTCTGCCTTGCTTGGTGGCCTTTCTATCACCCATCCAGTATTAAAGGTTCTGACAGCCTCTGTACAGAATCATATATCACGCTTCAGCGACTGTGGCTTATTTACAGCCATTCTTTGCTGTAgcttggttgaaaattttcaaagaatAAACTTTGCGGCCTGTACTGTCACTAAAATAAGTAGACATCTTTTGAGCTTATGTACTGACTATCTCAAGTCTGAGGCCTGTGGTTGCCGAATATCAGTGGATTTTGACAGTATTAAGACTCTTCTTTCTTTGGTACGTAGCATATTAGCAAGCAAACCTGCCTGCATGCTTAACAAAACAGAAGCCAATCACCTCAGCACATTGGTTTTAAAGGCTTTTTTGGTTACAATTCCGCATACCATTGAAACTAATGTTGTTTTAGGAAAGTGTGTAATTGTTCCTGTGAAGGAAAAAAGAGTTATGGATTCTACTGTGTTACCTGGACTACTAATAGAAGTACCAGAATTTCAATTGGCAAGAACGTTTCCTGTCAAAAGAGTTTCTTCAAGCACTATCAAGATGGCACTCTTCTGTATCTCTATGTCAGGAGACTTTTCCAATATTGGAGAAGGAACTGTAATTGTCCATCATGGAATTTCTCTAGAAGTAGCAGTATTGGATCAGTTGCTTAATTTAGGAAAGCAGTTGGTTAATGACCGAGTAGGCCTTGTAGTGTGCCAGAAAGTTATCCACCCATCTTTGAAACAATACCTGAAAGAGCACCATGTCATCACTATAGACAGAATTGGAGTATCTATGATGGAACCCCTGAGTCAAATGACAGGTAATAAATGAACTTTGTACATGGCATCCATAACATTAGTCTCAAAGGAAACATAGAAATGTCATAAAGTAAGATTGTAATCCATCTTTCCTGTATCTGAGATGAATGTATCTTATGTATCATCAATTTGCTAAGATTGAATAGTGTACTGTTTGAAATCCAACAAACTAGAATCTCATGATATACATCTTTATTTCAAACTCTTTGGCAAAGAGAGCTTGATCCTGCCTTCACATATGTGGCCATATCCTATAAGTTGTTTCATAAAAGTCATTACTGCATGTGTCTACAGAAGCACAATAAATGATATTTACAAGACAATTACCCACTCTGTTACCTAGAGCAGATAGAATCAAGCTCTAAACCCTGTGTTTTATATAACATTAAACAATAATGGAAGATTTAATTATTTGGTATAAACACTCGATGTATAGCTCATATACTGTAAAAtagagaccatttaaaaaaaaattccactggcAAGTAATGTCTTTATCAAGGAAATAAAAGTTGTACTGCGCATGAGCCAAGATGCGCTATCATTCCTGAACCAGTGCTAAAAAAGCATGGCTAAATGGTTACAATAGTTAAGTATGTTTTGTGAAATACCAAGACTAGAAATGGTGAGATTTGCTAGTGAAAAGTGAGAAGAATCTCATCTTTCTAAATATATGTATAGAAATTGCTCCTAGTCATTTGTGGTGTTGATTTCAGATCACAAAATGACATTCCAATTActattttcctttcctctccacttCAGGTTCAAAAATTTTAGTGTCATGATAGCTGTGACAACAGTTATAGGTAGAAAACACAGCTGTACATTTATACAGtactatttgaaaatgtaggaccTAGCTTCAGATGGTAAAACATTAAATTCAGTTgctataatgtcagagttgtgaGTAGAATTGGAGTCTGTGTGTTCAAGGGTGGGGAAAGAGAAACATAAGAATTATATGATTAGGGTCTAATACATCAGGACTTGCCATCCTTAGAAAAGCTTTGAAACAATGCAGACTTTTTCAGGATTAGTTAACTTTCAAAGTACTTTAGTCCTGAACTAGTGATTGGAAAAAGTTACAGACAGAACCCAAATTCTTTCTGTGTTGCTAGATACTGTAAGAGCTGTGCTCTTATTTCTCATTAACTCTTAAGATTTCTGGTGTTCTTTTGCCTTTATGAACCAGTAGCTGTTTTCCTGGCTAAAAATAGAACAGTCTCAGGAGATAAAGACtttaattaatataaaaatagCATTGCCAAATACACTCCACTACTACACTGTCAAGATTGAAAATAAAATCTTCACATTTTTTGTAACCATCAAACATTTCCCCCTCTGTTTTTAGTTAATCAAAATGCCAAAAGTTTGCATACCAAGCATAGTGATTACCTGGTGCTACTGAACAGATGTTTTTGATGTTATACAACATCGTGGCTTTCCTCATCAGTTTAAACATCTAGGTACTTGTAATACACTCATCTCTAGTATCGGCATCAGTTTAGAAGCTTCCTTCGCTAACTTATAACAACTTTAGCCTGGGTCCGATTTGGGCCCAATATTTGTGTGCCACTGTTCATAAAGAAATAAATAGGGATATTGTTATGAAAAGCCATAATCTGGTAATGGTGAGGCAGGAGGTACAAAGTTACAATGGGAAAATGCCTACAGTAAtgctttcattattttaaatcaaatgtcatttgttttacaaaaaagTTTATACCTATTTAATAGGTCCAACACATTTTAAACTACTATCCGAGCTGAAGTCTTAGTTCATGTGCATATGTTGTAACTTGaattcctgttttcttttaatctcTGCTGCAGCCAGATTGCATCTTGGCAGTTCTTgagtttttcattgaaattggTTCAGCTATTTTGCTATAACTTACCAACATACAAAACCCTCAAGAGGGCAAGTCACTGGATCTTTTAAGAGAATGAAATATATGACTATCATAAAGATGAAACCTTTAATAaggaaacagatttaaaattatttctatttgggggggaaaaaaaaaggtgggaAGTGAAGGTTCAGAAAATTATATTCCCAGACAACTTTGGTAAAGTCAAGTTAAGGGTAATCATTTTTTCTccttaaatacaatatttataaagttttaattaaaagctTGAAAACTAAGAAGTTCAGTGTTACAATTTTAAATCTCTTTGCTTGCCATTCTGTGCAGCAGAAATTCTTTTTCTCCAGTCTTTTCAATCTACCTTTCCAATCTGAGCAAGACATGTCACCAGTGAGAGTAGCAGAATATGGCCACAGCTGGTTgtaaccagattttcaaacattaatgaaaaccttttctggccagctctaaagCTGACACATGGATGCTGCTTACAGCACTCAGGGCTAGAGTCCCATGGTAAACATTGCTTACAGATGCAGCCTTTTTAAATTGCCTAATCTAAATAATCAAATTCCTACTTTTATAATTAACTAGTACCAGAacctatattttcaaagcactgtactgGTTTGTGTCTGCATGACTTCCATCATAGTTTGAAAATTTACATGAATATGTCTTGAAAAgcatttgtaactttaaaatataAGCAAAACAACCTTTCAGTCCATGTTCTACAGTACACAGTAGACAGCTATTCTGATAAGATAATAGATGCTGTtctttgctttttcttaattGTACAGGTTCACAGCCCATTGCTGCCCTACATTCTGTATCTCCTACTTGTTATGGCAGTCTGAAGGACTTGCGCACTGAgagttttgtttcaaaacatttctTGCATCTAATTCCCAATGACACACTTGTCTGCAGCTTGATACTCTGTAACAGAAATGAAATGGCATGGGATGAGCTGAAGGTAGGCAAAGTTTTTCAAAATATCTAATAAAAATGTATACTCTTCTGAAGGGAGAAGGTTGGAAGAGCATTGTGTGACAAAAGGTTTATTAACAGTTTCAGTCACTATAACCAGAAGACTTTTCCTTGATCACCAGCCCATCTCAATGAATACAGCAGAAACAAAGAATTTTTTCCAGACCATTTTGCACATAGTTATTTCTCCCCCTTTTTAGAGGCCACCACTGTGGAAAGAAATGGAGGATGTTATTTCACTTTTTCTCCATTGTGTGAGGAAAGTTTCAGGGTCACTGCTGACCCTTCACTTGGAAACACTCACACTTGAGTAATTTAAATAGTTAAAGTGTGGTTCTATGCTGACATGGGGCTccatgtgtgtaactgattgaaACTTAGTAAGTACTGTAATTTTGATTATGCAAAATGAGGAACAGAATGCAGCGCTCTTGGCTGTGGTCTGCAATGTTAAGCAGCGTGAATACCAAAAGCTGGTTTGTTCACTAT
Protein-coding regions in this window:
- the MKKS gene encoding McKusick-Kaufman/Bardet-Biedl syndromes putative chaperonin, encoding MRKTSWIKKNWLLVAGLSFLGVHLGTYFIQRAAKNSAKSALEIKQKDLGE
- the LOC102944088 gene encoding McKusick-Kaufman/Bardet-Biedl syndromes putative chaperonin, whose product is MSRIEAKKPSLCTNEPLTKERVSFSLSVLSGIVKSCYGPTGRLKQLHNGMGGYVRTTSQSSALLGGLSITHPVLKVLTASVQNHISRFSDCGLFTAILCCSLVENFQRINFAACTVTKISRHLLSLCTDYLKSEACGCRISVDFDSIKTLLSLVRSILASKPACMLNKTEANHLSTLVLKAFLVTIPHTIETNVVLGKCVIVPVKEKRVMDSTVLPGLLIEVPEFQLARTFPVKRVSSSTIKMALFCISMSGDFSNIGEGTVIVHHGISLEVAVLDQLLNLGKQLVNDRVGLVVCQKVIHPSLKQYLKEHHVITIDRIGVSMMEPLSQMTGSQPIAALHSVSPTCYGSLKDLRTESFVSKHFLHLIPNDTLVCSLILCNRNEMAWDELKLACQTAEHVLQLTIKQPLALLGGGCTETHLASYIRYKSFTLPTSVLKAIDCSRTQYQLVADAFCHSLECVACCLEHDDGEVLTDMVYGHLWSVQSGFPSDCNWSDLVLKCGCGIYNNQQNLNWTVLRSQCIPFTPQSCSNEPSINSTDDLVLDCFTAKCSGLQVAVETANLILDLSYIVEDQN